In Sulfurisphaera javensis, a single genomic region encodes these proteins:
- a CDS encoding ribbon-helix-helix domain-containing protein: MRIITVKLPEQFLEAIDELINTGRYTSRSEVIRAALNEFIRKELWVNDQ, encoded by the coding sequence ATGAGAATAATAACCGTAAAATTACCAGAACAATTTTTGGAAGCAATAGATGAATTAATAAATACTGGTAGATATACATCAAGAAGTGAAGTAATAAGAGCAGCATTAAATGAGTTTATAAGAAAAGAATTATGGGTAAACGACCAGTGA
- a CDS encoding aldo/keto reductase: MKLRKINHTNIEVSEIGIGVWSLVTDWWGAEVNKAEDILRKAYENGINFFDTADIYGEGLGETILSKVFNTKRDRIVILTKIGYDFYNKINNRAIQRFDLDYLDFAFKKSLERLNTDYIDILMIHNPKMQIIKNKEVLDFLYSLKKDGKVRVIGVALGPTLGWGEEGLEAIKMGYESLEYIYNIIELKPGIDFLNFDIAHFVRVPHASDALIEEKWPIFNNPKLHRSLKDINWIKKAVELSKPLLEYAKSKGIKLSQLALKFILYNSKVTSVLPNISSLKELEEYIQVEKLPDLTDEDYKYLYEYSITHFSELNNESIEETKRYK, translated from the coding sequence ATGAAACTAAGAAAAATAAATCATACTAACATTGAAGTATCTGAAATTGGTATAGGAGTTTGGAGCCTTGTCACTGATTGGTGGGGGGCTGAAGTTAATAAAGCAGAAGATATTCTTAGAAAAGCTTACGAAAATGGTATTAATTTCTTTGATACAGCTGACATATATGGAGAAGGACTAGGAGAAACTATTTTGTCAAAAGTATTCAATACGAAACGTGATAGAATTGTAATCTTGACTAAAATAGGATATGATTTCTATAATAAAATAAATAATAGAGCTATTCAGAGATTTGACTTAGATTACTTAGACTTTGCATTTAAGAAGAGCTTAGAAAGATTAAACACTGATTACATTGATATCTTAATGATTCATAATCCTAAGATGCAAATTATTAAAAATAAGGAAGTTCTTGATTTTTTATATAGTTTAAAGAAAGATGGAAAAGTTAGAGTAATTGGAGTTGCACTAGGTCCTACTCTAGGATGGGGAGAAGAAGGATTAGAAGCAATAAAAATGGGATATGAAAGCTTAGAATATATTTATAATATAATAGAGTTAAAACCTGGAATCGATTTCTTAAATTTTGATATAGCACATTTTGTAAGAGTACCCCATGCGTCAGATGCATTAATAGAGGAAAAATGGCCTATTTTTAATAATCCAAAACTTCATAGAAGCTTAAAAGATATTAACTGGATCAAAAAAGCTGTAGAGCTATCTAAACCCCTTTTAGAATATGCAAAAAGTAAGGGGATAAAATTATCACAACTAGCTTTAAAATTCATCTTATATAACAGTAAAGTAACTTCTGTTCTTCCTAATATATCAAGCCTCAAAGAATTAGAAGAATATATCCAAGTAGAAAAATTACCGGACTTGACAGATGAAGATTATAAATATCTTTATGAATACTCAATAACTCATTTTTCAGAGTTAAATAATGAAAGTATCGAAGAAACTAAGAGATATAAGTAA
- a CDS encoding TrmB family transcriptional regulator: MSQNIDDIVSKIGNIARAFGISRNELKLYFILLLNGKMTAKELSDKINISYTKIYPILTKLEGRGWIRRIGKRPSYYIANPIREVWENVKKNIFDSLEKIERDLILPISVLLSSQTSFYNIALVQQDAINQTLQQILSENSSKYYVAISFPEILSQELVKLLEANSYKHDVKVILSKSLKVDSNVLQVRYLDSMFGSGIITSNSIFLIIKTQGNTLLGMFSNHIYFVEIGKVYFEYLWEKADKNRDNA, translated from the coding sequence ATGTCCCAAAATATTGATGATATCGTAAGTAAAATAGGAAATATAGCTAGAGCTTTTGGAATAAGTAGAAATGAACTGAAACTATATTTTATATTACTTCTTAATGGGAAGATGACAGCCAAGGAATTATCTGATAAAATTAACATTTCTTATACAAAGATATACCCTATTTTAACTAAATTAGAAGGAAGAGGTTGGATAAGAAGAATAGGAAAAAGGCCATCTTATTATATAGCTAATCCAATTAGAGAAGTATGGGAAAATGTGAAGAAAAATATCTTTGACAGCTTAGAAAAAATAGAAAGAGATTTAATCTTACCTATATCTGTTTTACTCTCTTCTCAAACTTCTTTCTATAATATAGCTCTTGTTCAGCAAGATGCTATTAACCAAACACTTCAACAAATACTCTCTGAGAACTCTAGTAAGTATTATGTTGCAATATCTTTTCCAGAAATATTATCACAAGAACTTGTTAAATTACTTGAAGCTAACTCCTATAAACATGACGTTAAAGTTATACTAAGTAAAAGTCTAAAAGTAGATAGCAACGTCCTTCAAGTTAGATATTTAGATTCGATGTTTGGAAGTGGCATAATAACATCAAATTCAATTTTCTTAATAATAAAAACACAAGGTAATACGTTGTTAGGAATGTTTTCAAATCATATCTATTTTGTTGAAATAGGCAAAGTTTATTTTGAGTATTTATGGGAAAAGGCTGATAAAAATAGGGATAATGCTTAA
- a CDS encoding 30S ribosomal protein S25e: MGGASKKPISTVEKRMKKMAEEQQKKQQKRAPTKTGKELTSKNVIVDNETLKKVQEELKKEIIVTPYTLSSKLNVTISVAKKILEELERQGVVKIGTKDRRTVVYVAAS, from the coding sequence ATGGGTGGCGCCAGTAAGAAACCCATATCTACAGTAGAGAAAAGAATGAAAAAAATGGCTGAAGAGCAACAAAAGAAACAACAAAAGAGAGCCCCTACAAAGACTGGAAAAGAATTAACGAGCAAGAATGTTATAGTTGATAATGAGACTTTGAAGAAAGTTCAGGAAGAATTAAAGAAAGAAATAATAGTTACTCCTTATACTTTATCAAGTAAATTAAACGTCACTATAAGCGTGGCAAAGAAAATATTGGAAGAGTTAGAGAGACAAGGAGTTGTTAAAATAGGTACCAAAGATAGAAGAACTGTAGTATATGTAGCTGCTTCATAA
- a CDS encoding carbon-nitrogen hydrolase family protein — protein sequence MLIGLLHLKLREMSKKYNIEKAKKLIKAAKDKGAKLVILPSLFPAGNIFEIYENDKKARSIIKNLAEKIPGSVTDTLINLSMEGEVHLIAGPILEQAGPKIFLTTLIISPQGEILGKYRKIIVSEKDVRLGISSGKEPVYMSLDKRYGIISEDDLFSPEINKLLSLNNVSAIIGTMKAYPRNGYDIIKYMAIARTIENGLPYIIVGETIEDENGDIIGSSPTFVTSTNTLIYKQAEEEDTVVYVESTVLTQEANREKIGSISNIDSVLQTFCKSIKKMKTNVTKKVEEQREEKEEE from the coding sequence ATGCTCATCGGATTACTTCATTTAAAATTGAGAGAAATGAGCAAAAAATATAATATAGAAAAAGCTAAGAAATTAATTAAGGCAGCTAAAGATAAAGGTGCTAAGTTAGTTATACTTCCATCTTTATTTCCAGCAGGAAATATATTTGAAATTTACGAGAATGATAAGAAAGCGAGGAGTATAATTAAGAATCTTGCTGAAAAAATACCGGGTAGTGTAACAGACACTTTAATAAATTTATCAATGGAAGGAGAAGTTCATCTAATTGCTGGTCCAATACTTGAACAAGCTGGACCAAAAATATTTCTGACAACATTAATTATTTCTCCGCAAGGAGAAATATTAGGAAAATATAGGAAAATAATAGTGTCTGAAAAAGATGTAAGACTTGGAATTTCGTCTGGAAAAGAACCAGTTTATATGTCATTAGATAAAAGATATGGTATAATCTCTGAAGATGACTTATTTTCACCTGAAATCAATAAACTTTTATCATTAAATAATGTATCTGCAATAATTGGGACAATGAAAGCTTATCCTAGAAATGGATATGATATAATAAAGTATATGGCAATAGCAAGAACAATAGAAAATGGATTACCATATATTATTGTTGGAGAAACAATAGAAGATGAGAACGGGGACATAATAGGGTCTTCACCAACATTTGTAACAAGTACTAACACATTAATTTATAAGCAAGCTGAAGAAGAAGATACTGTAGTATATGTTGAATCTACTGTGTTAACGCAGGAAGCTAATAGAGAAAAAATAGGGAGCATAAGCAACATAGATTCTGTTCTTCAAACTTTCTGTAAAAGTATTAAAAAAATGAAGACTAATGTAACAAAAAAAGTCGAAGAACAAAGAGAAGAAAAGGAAGAAGAATAA
- a CDS encoding V-type ATPase subunit has translation MSSTLAYSTSIARLYKSFVLTKGTVNELLTTAEWKDALSLLKDRGFIEEIPSTIDDAERKFKQRAINFLTKIRKYVSNTKVNSDIVDLYLYLFSLSELEPLISSLLTGAKLTNNFILIKELADSNPQSLDDVMNFSKGIINEGLKFALSRANKKTPSEINSLLEFYFIYKLSKIVNEFRGDWKSKAQDIICTYEDYYSTALAYKLHLIGDVMCKMDEASLKDIAGANTEKEVLDVLSRTPYSKSLITTNVYEALASFHHLARVNARKSSIEAFMGSPFTPATVLAISELIKLDYEDLTMIINGIKLGIIDKVKKMLSFELI, from the coding sequence ATGAGTAGTACACTAGCTTACTCTACATCTATAGCGAGATTATATAAATCGTTTGTATTAACTAAAGGAACAGTAAATGAACTTTTAACAACTGCAGAGTGGAAAGACGCTTTAAGCTTGCTTAAGGATAGAGGATTTATAGAGGAAATTCCAAGCACCATTGATGATGCTGAAAGAAAATTTAAGCAGAGAGCAATAAATTTTCTTACTAAAATTAGAAAATATGTAAGCAATACAAAAGTAAATTCTGATATAGTAGATTTATACTTATATCTTTTTAGTTTAAGTGAATTAGAGCCCCTTATTTCCTCTCTGTTAACTGGGGCAAAATTAACTAATAATTTTATCTTAATAAAGGAATTAGCAGATTCAAACCCTCAAAGCCTTGATGATGTGATGAATTTTTCAAAAGGTATAATTAATGAGGGACTTAAATTCGCATTAAGTAGAGCAAACAAGAAGACTCCTTCTGAAATTAATTCTCTTCTAGAATTTTACTTTATATATAAGTTATCAAAGATAGTAAATGAGTTTAGAGGGGATTGGAAATCAAAAGCTCAAGACATTATTTGTACATATGAAGATTACTATTCAACTGCACTTGCTTACAAACTTCATTTAATTGGGGATGTAATGTGCAAAATGGATGAAGCTTCTTTAAAAGATATTGCAGGGGCTAACACAGAAAAAGAAGTACTAGATGTTTTATCTAGGACTCCTTACTCGAAAAGTTTGATCACAACTAATGTTTATGAGGCTTTAGCTAGCTTTCATCATTTAGCTAGAGTAAATGCAAGAAAATCCTCCATTGAAGCATTTATGGGAAGTCCGTTTACCCCGGCTACTGTTCTAGCAATTTCAGAGTTAATAAAATTAGATTATGAAGACCTTACTATGATTATAAATGGAATAAAGTTAGGAATAATAGATAAAGTAAAAAAGATGCTATCATTTGAACTCATTTAG
- a CDS encoding tRNA (adenine-N1)-methyltransferase — MIKEDDVITFWIDMKRTYLIKVKKGKKFGSDKGAINLDSIIGLEYGSEVTLSTGNKAYVLKPSLIDIYNGLKRPSQVLYPKDVAYMIYSSGIQPGDIVLEAGTGSGFLTISLAYYLGEKGRVITYDIRQDMQEIAKKNIELLNLTDRVTFKLKDVREGFEESNVDAIFLDMPDPWNVAKHAYDALKPSGSIVIFVPTTNQIEKVGIALKNSGFIDIHAEELILREYQIKENATRPKNIGVMHTGYIIRGRKSLKSST; from the coding sequence ATGATAAAAGAAGATGATGTTATAACGTTTTGGATTGATATGAAAAGAACTTATCTTATTAAAGTGAAAAAAGGTAAAAAATTTGGAAGTGATAAAGGAGCTATAAATTTAGACTCAATAATAGGATTAGAATATGGCTCAGAGGTAACATTATCTACTGGAAATAAAGCTTATGTATTAAAACCCTCATTAATAGATATCTATAATGGACTTAAAAGACCCTCGCAAGTTCTTTATCCCAAAGATGTAGCTTATATGATATACTCCTCCGGAATACAACCTGGAGATATTGTTTTAGAAGCTGGCACCGGGTCTGGTTTCCTTACCATATCTTTAGCTTATTACTTGGGTGAAAAAGGGAGAGTAATAACTTACGATATAAGACAAGACATGCAAGAAATTGCGAAGAAAAACATAGAATTACTTAACCTCACAGATAGGGTAACGTTTAAATTAAAAGATGTTAGAGAAGGATTTGAAGAAAGCAATGTGGATGCCATTTTTCTAGATATGCCAGATCCTTGGAATGTTGCTAAACATGCATATGATGCTTTAAAGCCATCTGGTTCAATAGTAATTTTTGTTCCTACCACAAATCAAATTGAGAAAGTAGGCATCGCATTAAAAAATAGTGGATTTATTGATATACATGCAGAAGAATTAATTTTACGAGAGTATCAGATTAAAGAAAATGCAACAAGACCTAAAAATATAGGGGTAATGCACACGGGTTATATTATTAGAGGAAGAAAATCATTAAAAAGCTCAACTTAA
- a CDS encoding XTP/dITP diphosphatase: MLKNVEISVVTSNENKFRELAELAKEYNIKLRWINLPKVEIQADSLEEIVRNSAIIAYNMIKSPLIMEDSGLFIEALNNFPGPYTNYVRRTIGLEGILKIMQGIENRNAYFMTAICYIDDKIVKVFTGKINGRISYSIRGDKGFGFDPIFIPEGEDRTFGEMNLEEKNKYSHRGKAFKEFVKFYLTYIS; this comes from the coding sequence ATGTTGAAGAACGTAGAAATAAGCGTGGTAACATCAAATGAAAACAAGTTTAGAGAGTTAGCAGAGTTAGCCAAGGAATATAATATAAAACTAAGATGGATTAATTTACCTAAAGTTGAGATTCAAGCTGATTCTTTAGAAGAGATAGTAAGAAATTCTGCAATCATTGCTTATAACATGATTAAATCTCCTTTAATAATGGAAGATAGCGGATTATTTATTGAAGCGTTAAATAATTTCCCTGGTCCTTACACAAACTATGTAAGAAGAACCATAGGATTAGAAGGAATACTAAAAATAATGCAAGGGATAGAAAATAGGAATGCCTATTTTATGACAGCTATTTGTTATATTGACGATAAGATAGTGAAAGTTTTCACTGGAAAGATAAATGGCAGGATTTCATATAGTATTAGAGGAGACAAAGGATTTGGGTTTGATCCTATATTTATTCCAGAAGGAGAAGATAGAACTTTTGGGGAGATGAACTTAGAAGAAAAAAATAAATATTCTCATAGGGGGAAAGCATTCAAGGAGTTTGTAAAATTTTATCTTACTTATATCTCTTAG